In Vitis vinifera cultivar Pinot Noir 40024 chromosome 17, ASM3070453v1, one genomic interval encodes:
- the LOC100264568 gene encoding uncharacterized protein LOC100264568 has product MDTTSSQPSNSNQTASEASKYLVNLPSRGLFSSTVISSNPGGMRVYICDHETSPPEEQLIKTNQTNILIRSLTLKKQKGDSSSKDVKGTTAAEVSKKRTAERALDSRSSSKRAMTNAQSSSRREGSGSSTRTSDRDYQSLTVERLRALLKERGLSPKGKKDELIARLKSVNG; this is encoded by the exons ATGGACACCACCTCGTCACAGCCGTCGAATTCCAATCAGACGGCCAGCGAAGCTTCGAAGTACCTCGTGAACCTGCCCTCTCGCGGCCTCTTCTCATCCACTGTCATTTCTTCAAATCCG GGTGGAATGCGAGTTTATATATGTGATCATGAAACTTCACCTCCAG AGGAACAACTGATAAAGACCAACCAAACCAACATACTAATCAGATCTCTCACGCTTAAGAAACAGAAGGGTGATTCAAGTTCAAAGGATGTAAAGGGTACAACTGCAGCAGAGGTTTCTAAAAAAAG GACTGCTGAAAGAGCTTTAGATAGCAGATCTTCATCTAAGAGAGCTATGACCAATGCTCAAAGTAGTTCTCGACGAG AAGGATCAGGATCAAGCACCCGCACATCTGATAGGGATTACCAGAGTTTGACTGTTGAGAGGCTCCGTGCTCTTCTTAAGGAGAGAGGTCTTTCACCAAAAGGAAAGAAG GATGAACTTATCGCACGCCTCAAAAGTGTAAATGGTTAA